In the genome of Impatiens glandulifera chromosome 6, dImpGla2.1, whole genome shotgun sequence, the window attaggtttaggattctatcaccttctggaatacgcctcaaaagtgaatcacatttaccttcatagacgtctctaaatgtgTACTTGATGTactctcttctaactctgtttccttgcatttttctttgaatataatgagaatattttctagccaaggatcatgccagaatagtacccatatttcatttccaattgtggttttcaccatttgaagggtatcttttcttgtttttaagattttcttcaatgaccatgccattctttcattgatgcttcgtgTCTTCTAAAATACTCGTTAAAAAGatataagttttaaaatcattattttatataaaatattattttatcacagtcataattattttataaaattatcctaaaaaaattgaaaataatattatttacatttttgtATAGAAAATGTGTTTGACTTGGATAAAACACATTCcataattagaatattattatacttttattctacttgtgaccttctcaaacgaaatattcCATATCTGGTaaagctttctattctcttcattcctttcgattcctctccaggattgaatgagtgcatttccatctgaaattatatctctccaaatctCTTCaacggttctacttcttccactgtgagtttttgaatttctttctttccagatattgtagattactgctccaaaataatattttaacatacttacatagaatgatcttccttttgctttattcttcatccactcttggatttcttcgcatattcttggaaagttgatgatgttcatgtttgcagcatacatccttcagatttgtattacaaaagagcattccccaactaaatggtttatgctttcctcaactcccgaacatagaacacagttgatatcaggaatatttatgtattttcgaattctgtcttttgttgtcaacattttcctgtataccagccatagaataaattggtgacgaagaataatctttggagaccataccacattatgtcaaTCTACATCcagtcctcttgttctaaccatttcccatgtatttcatgtaataaacttctcattgctttctattttccagcatatttcatcattacttttattGAGTTGCTTCttcctcattaggtttaggattctatcaccttctggaatacgcctcaaaagtgaatcacatttaccttcatagacggCTCTAAATGTGTACTTGATGTactctcttctaactctgtttccttgcatttttctttgaatataatgagaatattatctagccaaggatcatgccagaatagtacccatatttcatttccaattgtggttttcaccatttgaagggtatcttttcttatttttaagattttcttcaatgaccatgccattctttcattgatgcttcgtgTCTTCTAAAATACTCGTTAAAAAGatataagttttaaaatcattattttatataaaatattattttatcacagtcataattattttataaaattatcctaaaaaaattgaaaataatattatttacatttttgtATAGAAAATGTGTTTGACTTGGATAAAACACATTCcataattagaatattattatacttttattctacttgtgaccttctcaaacgaaatattcCATATCTGGTaaagctttctattctcttcattcctttcgattcctctccaggattgaatgagtgcatttccatctgaaattatatctctccaaatctCTTCaacggttctacttcttccactgtgagtttttgaatttctttctttccagatattgtagattactgctccaaaataatattttaacatacttacatagaatgatcttccttttgctttattcttcatccactcttggatttcttcgcatattcttggaaagttgatgatgttcatgtttgcagcatacatccttcagatttgtattacaaaagagcattccccaactaaatggtttatgctttcctcaactcccgaacatagaacacagttgatatcaggaatatttatgtattttcgaattctgtcttttgttgtcaacattttcctgtataccagccatagaataaattggtgacgaagaataatctttggagaccataccacattatgtcaaTCTACATCcagtcctcttgttctaaccatttcccatgtatttcatgtaataaacttctcattgctttctattttccagcatatttcatcattacttttattGAGTTGCTTCttcctcattaggtttaggattctatcaccttctggaatacgcctcaaaagtgaatcacatttaccttcatagacgtctctaaatgtgTACTTGATGTactctcttctaactctgtttccttgcatttttctttgaatataatgagaatattatctagccaaggatcatgccagaatagtacccatatttcatttccaattgtggttttcaccatttgaagggtatcttttcttgtttttaagattttcttcaatgaccatgccattctttcattgatgcttcgtgTCTTCTAAAATACTCGTTAAAAAGatataagttttaaaatcattattttatataaaatattattttatcacagtcataattattttataaaattatcctaaaaaaattgaaaataatattatttacatttttgtATAGAAAATGTGTTTGACTTGGATAAAACACATTCcataattagaatattattatacttttattctacttgtgaccttctcaaacgaaatattcCATATCTGGTaaagctttctattctcttcattcctttcgattcctctccaggattgaatgagtgcatttccatctaaaattatatctctccaaatctCTTCaacggttctacttcttccactgtgagtttttgaatttctttctttccagatattgtagattactgctccaaaataatattttaacatacttacatagaatgatcttccttttgctttattcttcatccactcttggatttcttcgcatattcttggaaagttgatgatgttcatgtttgcagcatacatccttcagatttgtattacaaaagagcattcctcaactaaatggtttatgctttcctcaactcccgaacatagaacacagttgatatcaggaatatttatgtattttcgaattctgtcttttgttgtcaacattttcctgtataccagccatagaataaattggtgacgaagaataatctttggagaccataccacattgtGTCAATCTACATCcagtcctcttgttctaaccatttcccatgtatttcatgtaataaacttctcattgctttctattttccagcatatttcatcattacttttattGAGTTGCTTCttcctcattaggtttaggattctatcaccttctggaatacgcctcaaaagtgaatcacatttaccttcatagacgtctctaaatgtgTACTTGATGTactctcttctaactctgtttccttgcatttttctttgaatataatgagaatattatctagccaaggatcatgccagaatagtacccctatttcattttcaattgtggttttcaccatttgaaaggtatcttttcttgtttttaagattttcttcaatgaccatgccattttttcattgatgcttcgtgTCTTCTAAAATATTCGTTAAAGAGatataagttttaaaatcatcattttatataaaatattattttatcacagtcataattattttataaaattatcctaaaaaaaattgaaaataatattatttatatttttgtatagaaAATGTGTTTGAATTGGACAAAACtcttataaataaacttttttttataaattttcaaataatactaaaaaataattgcccaataatttttgttattaatttttgtcATAGTGTCAAAATGAGTTTGGAAAAggaaaattacaaatatattctTGTTGTCAATATCACCCTCCTGtcttatattattgaaaatatattataaacaaacaTGTACACAATCAAacatttaattgataatttccattataattataaagctaatatatatttaatcacaCAAATCATGACACCTCATGGATATTGTTTATCTTAATAGTTTAAAGATGAATAAAATGTAATGAAAATGTTTAAGTCACTAATGTTTGATGTATTttcatatttgagttataaaaaaatatatattatatttttcttaaattggtAAATTAACAAAAACCCAATAACTTATAATTGAGGATGACAATGATGCGAatcaggaaaaaaaaaatacgttaagattttttttcctACCATTTTCGTCTCATTCGATTTCAATTATTACTCGCGAATCGCcgttatattatatcatttaaaaataattaataaaaatagataaacaaaatttcaatattttaatatattaaaattttatattattataaaaaattaacttaattttttttataaaatataaaaaataaataaatatatttgtaattttatatatttaattgtgattatTAGTGTTCAGGACATTACCGAATCAGAATGAGATCAGGGCAGAGACACATAAatcatccccgccccatcccTAGTCATCCGGAATTTCGAGTTGGGATAGacttaaaaaatgaatagaaaaattataaataaaaagagtggATAAACgtaagttttattaattttatataaaataaaataaaaattatggaaTTATATCacatgttttaattaatttttttcgaGAACTACTAATAACTTCTGCTCcaacttttatataataattaactaatttaaatataaattataatatttaaatatgaaataaataaaaaaaaaaaaacaaaacatatcaTCACCTACTAAAGGGCACGTGTAATCAAAGGTTCAGATAAACGCGTCCTGTTGACCCATCCTGACTCTGAGCTTCACTCTCACTTTCCTCTTTCACTCTTATCCCCATTTCAATTTCTCATATATAAAACCAACACACCAGCCGCCGCCAATCCTCAAAAACACATTCAAATTCTCACCGGATAAAACAAACATGTCTtcgtcgccgccgccgccgtcaTCGGAGATTACAGAAACCAACACCCGTGTTAAATACAAAGGCGTTAGAAAAAGAACATGGGGTAAATACGTTTCCGAAATCCGTCTACCCAACAGCCGAGAACGAATCTGGCTAGGTTCATACGATTCCGCCATAAAGGCGGCGCGTGCATTTGACGCTGCCCTATTTTGCCTACGTGGAAGCTCAGCAAGCTTCAATTTTCCCGACAACCCACCTGATATTCCAGGTGGTAGATTTCTAAACGCCGCCGAAATCCAAATTGCCGCAAGTAGATTCGCTAATTGCGATCCTAATCCGGTTGATTCGTCGGGATCGGAAATGCAACCACCGGAGACAGAGTCGTCGGCGATGGTGCCGCCGGCGTATTTGGATAATGGGTCTGTTTGGAATGAGTTTAGTTTTATGGGTTCGTCGGGGAATAATATTCCGGCGACGGATCCGTTTCATAGTAATGTGTTTCCTGAGTTTGATGATTtttctaatggttattttaatattcCTCCGCCGGCGCCGGAAGAGAGTGATTATATGGAAGAGAATAATGGGGGATTGATTTTAtggaatttttaattttattttggaggtaaagaatattttattaaataaatttgagtaaaaaaaatacTCGTTTTGGGGTTTATAAATTGAAGTCATTAGAAAATAGAAACCGAGTAGTGTACTTTATGGAGATTAGTTCATGTGATGTCATGTTATTTAATGATTCATGAACTTCACGTGCTTATtaatatgtatgtttcaaatattaataacaattgTAGTAAATgccaatttattattattatttgttttatacaATGAGGGATTGGGGAGAGgatggttgaaaaaaaaattataaaaaagagaaattgatatgaattgttttatttttcgtatataatcaaattgtattacattattttctctaaatattattctcttaaattttttatcttaattattttttttataagattgtgAATATTATTAGGATACTCGTATACTATATATATGagtatatcaaaattttgatacaatataaataaaacactaattatattgaatatttacAGTATACCGAAATTtcgataaaatattaatattaatatttgacttttaatatttacactaattttgtttatatgtattatatatatatatatatatatatatatatatatatatatatatatatatatatatatatatatatatttaatttataaatgactTAATTACTATTTGAAGTTCGAACTTGGGATGATTTTATCCAATAGGGCTCGAACTTTTAGTTAACCATTTGAAGctcaaattatcaattattttactatttaaagCTTTTCCACAAACTGACACTCCGTTTGTTTTAAATGATGTGGgcaatattcttttttttaattccacatgtgtattaattatttcaaattaaacatcTCCTATCTTCACACATTCTTTTCCTCGACAAACTCATCTTCTTCCatcttttcttcttctatctcATTCTTTATCTCCTTATTACAATTCTATATATTAATCACAAATCTATTTCTCCCTAAATTGATggtaaaaataacatttaattcTCAGATAAGTCTAAATAGACTTTATGGAGTTACATTCTTccatttttcatattatatgtTGAAGAGTAAGTTAAAGCTTTTATTAGTGGTGTCAATAGTATACAGAATTGAATATTCCTGAAGAATTGTACCATAGACAAATTGGTCAGCAATCCCATCATGTTCAACTAACccttaaaaattaaagaaatagttGCCTCTATGTCTATGTATTTCATCTGAAAATTTGATTGAGGACAATGAATAATTGGGTATTAGATTCTAGCATGatttttggtataaaaaaacTAGCATTAACTAACACATTTCTAACaacattaatcattttttagatTGCTTTAACATGTATGAATTCTtcaataaataagaattaaccTTAATTACACAGTATCAAGACAATCAAATTTTTGGGGGCACAAACTGTTTCTAACTATTGAGTGAACCGATAAGCATGGCTAGCTGCAATATATACTAATATGGACCATGTCTTCATCTATCAATGCtgatacaataatatatatgtgtgtgGTTATTTGAAGAAGTAGATAGAAGAAGAAAggttggaagaagaagatgggtTAATGGAGGAATAGATGGAGAATGGGGAGGAGAGAttgagtttttgtttgaattcagttgtaattaaataaaaatatcgaGTCTCAAATGGCTCAATTCGAATTTATAGTTTGCGTTCTATTTGGTAAAATCATCCCAATTTGAGCCTCAAATAATAATTGggctatttataaatattttagaatatacttaaattttgaaaaactcataccgtagtaatttttttaatatggtattttcgatataccaaaaatattttcatcattTAATATGAttagatcaattttttttataattttaaatcctATCATTGGTTACAATCTATCAATATTTTGCGTCCAATTTGataagtttttaaatattcCCCGTATACTTTCAAAACTAATAACTATTTCAAGATAAAAATATCCTGAAAactctacaaaataaaaaataaaatgtgatagTTAACAaagttgttatttttaattaaaataattttttaataaaacatttcaGCCGAAAAGGCGAGGCTGTTTCACTGTTTCTAAACTAATCTTAATTTAACTTCgataataatcaaacaaaaattaacttaaaatactaccataaaaacaatttcaaacaaatttttattataaataaagacaaaaatatCAAGGTATATCcataaaatttattcatatattatatttagttaGTATATTTTACAATGGCTCGAAATATTTCGAATTTTTAGACTATTTAAATTTctcatatatcatttttattttatcaatatccTATATCTGATCATATATTCATCAAACATGATAtctttttagtttaaatttggTTAGGATCGAATTGAATGAATGTCCCAAATTAACACATATAACcccaaactatatatatatatatgtatatactgCATTGTAAATaccttaataaaaaaagttgttaatttaatatttacaatataaaaaacttgcattaaaaaatcactttattaTATGTTATTAAAGTATACGTGTCAACTTgcttagaaaaagaaaaaaaagaaagaaaatgaattatCTATTCAATTATATTGAGTGAAATTATTTTAACGTGTCaacttttgataaaaatatatataagagccCACAGTTTCTATTAATTAAAGTGGTCCACCTTATGtaataactataaatatataaactaaatatttacaaacaaTTTGTCTCAATCTTATCATCAaatatattctaaattattattattacatagaaactattatattaaatttcatgataaattaattttaattattcaaaataatcactctaaaaaattatatatattgagacatgatatatttagtaaatattttatttaaatttgtatcatttattgatcaattatataaaatattataataattttatatttttgcattattttctaaattcatgaatataaattaattagatcaTTAATTCCTTATCAACCCATCCAAAATAACATAAATCCATTTTTGCTTCTATCTTTAATTCGATTAAGTCATTAATTTCAGATCAAACACATCAATAATAACATAAACCATTTTTTCGTTTCTTAACTCAATTTCACATTTGTTTGTGATCTTAATTTTAAGTAAGATACGTTGTTTAATCTTCGCATAAAATCTTAACACTataaacacaaataatttttttttaaaataaaataataatttaatattttttaaataaattaagtaatataattgataaaaaataaataaaataatttgtctaattttattatttttaaaattatttattattattattattactggTATTATTTAAtgctatatattatattaaattttatcaaaagaaaaaacaaccATTTGCCAAACAAATTAAAGAACCTACTaccaataaaacataaaaaacaagaTGAAGAGCAAACTTAACGGTGTAAGTCCCCTGCCGTCCAAAACTTAACGACGTTACCATCAATAACCGTTAAATCCTGAAAATCATACCAACTCAATTCCATCATCCTCAACCTCAACATTTTCTCACATTCGACCGGAAACCTAAAGACGTCAAATCTCCGGCAACATGACGTAATCATTTCTCCGACACATACGTCATCATCCTCGTTAGCATCTCTATCATAGTATTCCTTAAACTTCCCCATTGTCGAACTTTCCGACGTCTCTGCAGACAACCAACTGGGAACTACGGCGGCCGATGGCAGATGAGAATCCGGCAGAGGATCCGGCCGGTTGTTTTGATCGTTGGCCGGAGTGGAGAATAGTTTCCCGGCGGTGGTGGAGGAGGAAGATCTGATTCGCCGGAAAGTGAAGGTGGCTGTTATAAGTGCAAGCCATGTACAGACATTGTTGAGAATGGTGGAGAAATTGAAGGTGAAAAGAAAAGCTTCAaatggagaagatgaagaagaatcaaacaTTTTCACCATTGTTGATTGATTCTCTTGTTGTTGAAAtcattgataattatatatatatatatatatatatatatatatatatatattagttgttTTGTATGTAAATACAACACTTGTTTTTCTTTAACAATTACACGtttattctaaacaaaaattactaaaaaaaaatttattaaaaaataattaatactaagACATGTTTGGAAACATTTGAAAAAGGATTTAACTTCAGTTTTAacgaaaaaaatgttattattagaTCGGATCGTTTCgacaataattcataattagcccaaataaaatagtaatacaatttaaatatataaaaaaaaagtacaaacATGTTATCCAACCGATTATCGAATTCGTAGATTATCAGAAGAACGAATAATAAATATAGGATGAAtacaataattgaaataaaaaaatatataacatgagAGTTGTCTCTTCCACCGCTTAATTTATGTGGAGTTATGTCACCCAACTTATTTTAACCTTATACTATGTATATGTGacatatttaacttattttaaaatcttgatttgtctttttatttagtatgtaaaaatgttaatgtttttatttaaaaataatttaataatccaTGCAGGTATGAATGATTTGTAAGAGAAGAAATGTtactattaaaaaattaatattaaggtTATAATTATGTGCATATCTTTGATTAATAATGGATTATTTtgcttaaataaattaattaattttataatttaacttaaagtTTAACTATATTgtattattctttaaaaaataaacaaatcacaacaatcatatataaataaattataattttgactAAATTGATAACTAAAGatataaaatagaatataatatatagaagaTGATTTGTTTCTACACATGTCACATCATTTAATTTTGGTTCATCCCAATTAATTAGAACATAGATAGAGACAAACCTAAATGTCTGAATccatcatttatttttgttattttctttcccTCAATTTCATATCTATGGGTGTAAGAGAACATGGATAGTTTAAACCAGCTTTTGGAATAGAAAAATTGGACTAGTTTGATTCATATGTCATTTTATACAACAATTAGttaacaaaaacattttttcatttattaaactCTTTAAAGCTAGGGATCAAATACATAATAAGTTAGAACTCGGAAACAATTAGCCCGACCTCGTTTTCATCCCTATATTAGATTGTTTTTCGGACAAAAGGAATGGAGAAAAAAATGATGCATAGACGGTTAGAAAATTAGTTTTTAGTCCACATAATCGAGGGCGCGATTGTAAACAATTTTTCACTTGTAACACTCAAAATAAAACTAGCATattgaatcaaatattatttgaactagttttaaattaaaataaattaataagaactATAAATCAATTAGATTATGACTAGTACTAGAAGATACAGAAATTAGAAAATGAAGGGAAAATATCATATGTAGTTACATTGAATTGAACACAgtgagatataaaaaaaattgtcacaCTAACAAttagaaaactaatataactattattaattttaaaattttgtgatcATGATGACAGTCAAAATCGTTATATAATtctaaacttattatttataaataatatttaactattaaataatgaattattcaaaatattttaaactataacAAATTTCTTAATCATCAACATTTGTCTCCTTAACATCAAATTGTCCAAATCATCCGTAACATCTTTCACCATCATCTTTTT includes:
- the LOC124944109 gene encoding ethylene-responsive transcription factor ERF017-like, which encodes MSSSPPPPSSEITETNTRVKYKGVRKRTWGKYVSEIRLPNSRERIWLGSYDSAIKAARAFDAALFCLRGSSASFNFPDNPPDIPGGRFLNAAEIQIAASRFANCDPNPVDSSGSEMQPPETESSAMVPPAYLDNGSVWNEFSFMGSSGNNIPATDPFHSNVFPEFDDFSNGYFNIPPPAPEESDYMEENNGGLILWNF
- the LOC124943163 gene encoding uncharacterized protein LOC124943163 — protein: MVKMFDSSSSSPFEAFLFTFNFSTILNNVCTWLALITATFTFRRIRSSSSTTAGKLFSTPANDQNNRPDPLPDSHLPSAAVVPSWLSAETSESSTMGKFKEYYDRDANEDDDVCVGEMITSCCRRFDVFRFPVECEKMLRLRMMELSWYDFQDLTVIDGNVVKFWTAGDLHR